A stretch of the Geovibrio thiophilus genome encodes the following:
- a CDS encoding NifB/NifX family molybdenum-iron cluster-binding protein produces the protein MKICFPVSQDKGLESRVYGHFGSAPAFIVADSETNTVSMVNNADSQHVHGACNPALALAGKSIDAVVVGGIGAGAISKLNSLSTKVYQAVGGTVKDNLEAFRNGTLTELGSASCTTGHSHGQHEHDHGHGHGEGNGCGCTH, from the coding sequence ATGAAAATTTGTTTCCCCGTATCACAGGACAAAGGGCTCGAAAGCAGGGTATACGGCCATTTCGGTTCCGCACCCGCTTTCATAGTGGCTGACAGCGAGACAAACACGGTAAGCATGGTGAATAATGCTGATTCCCAGCATGTACACGGCGCATGCAACCCCGCACTGGCTCTCGCCGGAAAAAGCATTGACGCTGTAGTGGTAGGCGGCATAGGCGCCGGAGCAATCTCAAAGCTCAACAGCCTGAGCACAAAGGTTTATCAGGCAGTAGGCGGCACAGTGAAGGACAACCTTGAGGCATTCAGAAACGGAACTCTGACCGAACTCGGCTCTGCATCGTGCACAACCGGACATAGCCACGGTCAGCATGAGCATGACCACGGACATGGACACGGCGAAGGGAACGGCTGCGGCTGCACTCACTAA